One Dehalococcoidia bacterium DNA window includes the following coding sequences:
- a CDS encoding serine hydrolase domain-containing protein produces MPEAKAEPGMTVSPPLDYYFPGAGSAPWERVGPEDLGWDGKALEEALEFAGRANSTGMVVLCRGRIVAERYWGEGSIEAASDCFSVQKSLVSVLIGIAMTEGRLRMDDPVDLYLGKGWSRSPETEGRITVRHLVTMTSGLTNDLRFAAEPGSIWAYNTPAYQLTKTVLERATGVTHQTFTRDLVWGRTGADHSRWEMRANMPFTGWVASTRDLARFGLMVLAGGTWNGAAILKDKAYLRASLESSQDLNLAYGYLWWLNGRRSHLTVRGVKRDGALVPEAPADMVQAAGAGDKRIYIVPGQHVVVARHGGPAGQDATDVGTTFDSGFWRLFRRALPA; encoded by the coding sequence ATGCCTGAAGCCAAGGCGGAGCCCGGCATGACTGTCTCCCCTCCGCTGGACTACTACTTCCCCGGGGCTGGCAGCGCGCCATGGGAGCGAGTCGGGCCGGAGGACCTGGGCTGGGACGGGAAGGCGCTCGAGGAGGCGCTCGAGTTCGCGGGTAGGGCCAACTCCACAGGGATGGTCGTGCTCTGCCGCGGCCGGATCGTCGCCGAGCGCTACTGGGGCGAAGGGAGCATAGAAGCGGCTTCGGACTGTTTCTCCGTCCAGAAAAGCCTAGTCTCCGTCCTCATCGGAATTGCGATGACGGAGGGCCGCCTGCGGATGGATGACCCGGTCGACCTCTACTTGGGGAAGGGATGGTCGCGCTCGCCCGAGACGGAAGGCCGCATCACCGTCCGTCACCTGGTCACGATGACGAGTGGTCTCACGAACGACCTCCGGTTCGCGGCCGAGCCAGGCAGCATCTGGGCGTATAACACGCCGGCCTACCAGCTGACGAAAACGGTCCTCGAGAGGGCAACGGGTGTCACTCACCAGACCTTTACGAGAGACCTGGTCTGGGGGAGGACGGGAGCAGACCACTCGCGCTGGGAGATGCGCGCGAACATGCCGTTCACGGGTTGGGTGGCGTCGACCCGGGACCTGGCGCGCTTTGGACTCATGGTGCTGGCCGGCGGCACATGGAACGGCGCTGCCATCCTCAAGGACAAGGCCTATCTGCGAGCGTCGCTCGAGAGCTCGCAGGACCTGAACCTGGCTTATGGCTACCTCTGGTGGCTAAACGGCAGACGGTCGCACCTTACCGTGCGCGGCGTGAAGCGTGACGGCGCGCTGGTCCCGGAGGCGCCCGCGGACATGGTCCAGGCCGCCGGCGCGGGTGACAAGCGCATCTACATCGTGCCGGGCCAACACGTCGTAGTCGCCCGCCACGGCGGCCCAGCGGGCCAGGACGCGACGGATGTCGGCACGACGTTTGACAGCGGGTTCTGGCGCCTGTTCCGGCGCGCCCTGCCCGCCTGA